In the genome of Curtobacterium sp. MCLR17_036, the window GACGGTCACCTACAACACCGGCGAGACCATCCGGCCGTTCCTCGCGAGCGTCGCCGCGGCGTCGACGGATCCCGTCGCCGTCGTCATCGCGGACAACGGCTCGACCGACGTCGACGCGTTGCGCGCGATCGGCGAGTCCTACGGCGCCGTCGTGGTGTCCTCCGGCGGCAACCGCGGGTACGGCGGGGGCATCGACGCGGCGCTGAGCGCCCTCGACGACGTCCTGCCCGACGTGCAGCCCGAGTTCCTGCTCGTCACGAACCCCGACGTCGTGCTCGCCCCCGGTTCGATCGACGAGCTCGTCGCCGCCGCCGACCGGCTGCCGTCCGGCGGCTCGTTCGGCCCGCGGATCCTCGACGAGCAGGGCGAGACCTACCCGTCCGCGCGGCAGCTCCCCTCGCTCCGGACCGGCCTCGGCCACGCGGCGTTCTCGCGCTTCTGGCCCGCGAACCCCTGGAGCCAGCGCTACTGGTCCACCACCGAGGTCGTCGAGCGCGAGGCCGGCTGGCTCTCCGGCGCGTGCTTCCTCATCCGCACGTCGCTGTTCCGCGAGCTCGACGGCTTCGACGAGTCGTACTTCATGTACTTCGAGGACGTCGACCTCGGGCAGCGCGTCGGACGGTCCGGCCGGGCGAACGTCTACGTGCCCTCCGCCGTCGTCACCCACACCGGCGCACACTCGACGTCGTCGAACCGGCGCCGCATGGAGATCGAGCACCACCGCAGCGCGTACCGCTTCCTGTCGCGGAAGTACCGGTCGTGGTGGCTCTGGCCCCTGCGCGTCGCCCTGCACGCGGGCCTGTCGCTCCGCGCCCGCTGGGTGACGCGGAAGTAGCTCGGGGCCGCGGGGCAGCGTGGCCGCGGGGCCGCGCCGCTGACGCGAACGCGCGCCGCACAACCGAAGTGCGTCCGAACCGCGCGGTTGCGCGGCGCGAATGCACTTTGGTTGTGCGCAGCGCGCGCACCCGCCGCGAGACGGCGGCCGCGCCGGCAGGCACCAGCGACAGCGACGCGCCGTCGCCGCGCGGCCCTACCGCCGCAGGCGGGCGCGCTCGGCGCGGGCGGCCTCGAGCAGCACCCGGGCCCGGGCGTCGAAGGAGTGCTCGGCGGCGACGTGCTCGGCGACCGCGGCCCGCTCGGCGGCGGTCGGCCAGGCGTGCGCCGGGTCGAGCAGGTCGGCGAGCTCCTCGCGCGAGCGTGCCACCGCCAGGGTCGGTACGTCGAGCACCTCGGCCAGCCCGGCCACCGGGTCCGTCACGACGACTCCCCCGGACGCCAACACGTCGAACACGCGGTTCGAGACGAAGCCCCCCGACGCCATGTCCGGCCAGTGGTCGTTCAGCACGAGACGCGCCGAGGCGTAGGCACGCGCGACCTCGGCACGCGACAACGACGGCTCGCCGAGCATCGTGGACGGCACGAGCGGCTCCCACCCCGGACCGTGCACCCGCAGGTCGGCACCGAGCGCCGCCGCGTCGGAGACCACCGGCCGAGCGGCCCCCCGCGTCGACCCGACGAACACCACGTGCCCGGCATCCGGACCCGCCGGGCCGAGCGCCCCCGGTCGGAACACCGCGGGATCGGTCGCCTGCAGCAGGGTGCGGACCGGCACGCCGGCGCGGGCAGCGGCCGCCGCCGCCCACACCGGCCCGGCCGCGAAGGCCGCGTCGAAGGACCGCAGCTCGGTGTCGGCGACGTCGTCGGGGTGGCTGATCACCCAGAGCAGGTTCACCGACGCCGGGTTCGGCGGCACCCGGTCGAGCCCGCGGACGACCAGGGTCACGTCGTCGGACGTGTCGTCGTCCCGCACGTGGGCGTCGCGCCGGTCGACACGGACCCGCTGCCCGAGCCGCTCGAGTGCCCCGGCGAGCTCGGCAGCGAAGTGCACGTCGCCCCAGCCGTCGCCCTCGGGTCCGGCGGGTGCGGCGATCTTCAGCGACCAGGCGAGTCGCTCCCCCGTGGCCGTCGTCCGTACGGCTGGTGACACCGGTCGCGCGCCCCACGGCGGCAGCGGCGGGCCCGCGACGACGTCCGCGCCCTCCGGTCCGCGGTCGCGCCACGCGCTGACGGCGTCGACCGTCGCGGCGTCGACCGTGCGGCCGGGTTCGACGGAGCGGGTCGCGTCGCCGACGACGCGCACCGGTCCACCGTGCACGTCGGCGACCGCGCGGGTCCAGGCAGCCAGGGTGGTGCGTTCGTCCGGGAGGCCCGGGGCCGGCACCAGCGCCGCCCCCGGCACCGAGAGCACCGGTTGGTCCGCCGCGAACACGGTGTCGACGTCGGCGCGGTCGTCGGACCACGGCAGCGCCCCGGGGCGGAGGAGCCGGGCGCCCGACCGCACCGTGCCGTCCGGCAGCCGGACACGCGCCTGGGCGACGGTGCCGGCGGCGGCGAGGGCACGGAGCGTGGGGACGTCGACCTGCACCGACGAGTCGACGAGCACGAGGGTGCTGCCCACCCCGCCGGCGACGCCGGCGTCGATCGCCGCGCCGAGGCCGTCGACCGGGGTGCGACGCACCCAGGGCACACCGCGGCCGAACGGGGCGACCGGCGAGGCGTCGGCGACGTAGCTCACCGCGCGGACGTCGGCGGAGCGGCCGAACGCCCGGCGCGCGACGGCGACGAGCGGAGCGACCTCGGCGTGCCGGTCCGAGCGCGTGGTGACGAGCACCGTGACCTCGGCGGCGGACCGCGGCGCGGCGTCCTGCGACCCGGCCGCCCCGTCGACGTCAGCCGACGTCGGCGACGCGGGGCGGGCCTCCCGGCCGGAGGGGTCGCGACGGCGACCGAACCACCCGGTGCCCGACGCCACGACGGTGACTACGCGCCGAGCAGTCGCTGGAGGTAGACGCCGTAGCCGCCCTTGACGAGCGGCGCGGCGAGCTCGGCGAGCTGTGCGTCGTCGATCCAGCCGTTGCGCCAGGCGATCTCCTCGATGCAGCCGATCTTGAAGCCCTGCCGGTCCTCGATGACCTTCACGTACTCCGAGGCCTGCATCATCGACTCGAACGTGCCGGTGTCGAGCCAGGCGGTGCCGCGGTCGAGGACCTGGACGCCGAGCTCGCCGGCCTCGAGGTAGCGCTCGTTGACGGTCGAGATCTCGAGTTCACCACGGGCGCTCGGCTCGATCGTCTTCGCGATCTCGATGACCTTGTTGTCGTAGAAGTACAGGCCGGGGACGGCGTAGTTCGACTTCGGCTCGGCGGGCTTCTCCTCGATGGAGACCGCGGTGAAGTCGTCGTCGAACTCGACGACGCCGTACGCCTTCGGGTCGGCCACGTGGTACGCGAAGATCGTCGCGCCCTGCACGTCGGTGTTCTTCCGCAGGTTGGTGCCGAGGCCGGTGCCGTGGAAGATGTTGTCGCCGAGGACGAGTGCGACGCTGTCGTCGCCGATGAAGTCCTCACCGATGACGAAGGCCTGTGCCAGGCCGTCCGGCGAGGGCTGCACGGCGTACTGGATCGCCATGCCGAGCGCGGAGCCGTCGCCGAGCAGCGCCTTGAACTGCTCGTTGTACTCCGGGGTCGTGATGACGAGGACCTCGCGGATGCCCGCCATCATGAGCGTCGACAGCGGGTAGTAGACCATCGGCTTGTCGTAGATCGGCATGAGCTGCTTGCTGATGCCCTTGGTGATCGGCCAGAGGCGCGTGCCGGAACCGCCGGCGAGGATGATGCCCTTCATCGCTTTCCCTTACTTCTTCGTCCGGAGCGACTCGGTGTACGCGATGCACTCCTCGTAGGTCGGCAGCAGGCCCTGGGCCGCGGCCTCCTCGAGGGTCGGCGCGGTCGTGTCCTTCTCGGAGAGCACCGGCTCGCCGATGCCGTCCGGCAGTTCCAGCCCGACCGTCGGGTCGAGGATGGTGATCCCCTTCTCGCGCTGCGGGTCGTAGTGCGCGCTGACCAGGTAGTTCACGGTCGACCGGTCCTCGAGCGCGACGATCGCGTGGCCGAGCCCCTCGGACAGGTAGACGGCCTTGCGGTCGACGTCGTCGATCCGGACCGAGTCCCACTGGCCGAAGGTCGGCGACCCGACGCGGATGTCGACGATGTAGTCGATGAACGCCCCGCGGACCGCGGTGACGTACTTCGCCTGGCTCGGGGCGACGAGGGCGTAGTGGATCCCCCGCGCGACGCCGGCCGACGAGATCGACATGTTCACCTGGCGGAGGTCCAGCGGGTGGCCGACCGTGTCTTCGACGACGTCGGCCCGGTACGCCTCGAGGAACGCTCCTCGTGCGTCGCCGTGCTGGACGGGCGTGAACTCCCACGCGCCGGGGATCTTCAGTTCGCGGATCTGCACCGGGGAAGCCTAGCAAGGGTGGCGGATCGCATAGGCTGTCCTGGTTCTGTGCCCTGCGCCCTGCGCACTGCGACGCCCCGAAACGAGACCGAGCGAGCCTGTGAAGCTATTCGTCCAGATCCCCTGCCTCAACGAGGAGAACACCCTCGCCAGCGTCATCGACTCCATCCCGACGGAGATCGACGGCATCGACGAGATCGAGATCCTGGTGATCAACGACGGCAGCACGGACCGCACCGTCGAGGTCGCGAAGGAGCACGGCGTCAAGCACTTCGTGCACCACACCACGAACATGGGCCTCGCCCGTTCGTTCCGTGACGGGGTCGACTACGCCCTGCTGCACGGCGCGGACATCGTCGTGAACACCGACGGCGACAACCAGTACCCGCAGGCACAGATCGCCGAGCTCGTGCAGCCGATCCTCCGCAAGGAGGCCGAGATCGTCATCGGCGACCGCCAGACGCGCACGATCGAGCACTTCTCCGGCTTCAAGAAGCTCATGCAGCGCTTCGGGTCCTGGGTGGCCAGCCGCGCGGCCGGTCTCGACCTGCCGGACGCGGCGAGCGGGTTCCGCGCGTACTCGAAGTACTCGCTCATCCGCCTCAACATCGTGACGCGCTTCAGCTACTGCATGGAGACCATCGTGCAGGCCGGCTACAAGCGCCTGGCGATCGCGTCGGTGCCGATCACGACGAACCCGAAGACGCGCGAGTCCCGCCTCTTCAGCAACATCTTCCAGCACATGTTCGAGTCCGGGTCGGCGATCGCCCGCGTCTACCTGATGTACCGGCCGATGGCGCTCTTCGCCTGGGTGAGCGTGGTGCTCGGCGCCCTGGGGCTCTGGCCGCTCATCCGGTACCTCGTGCTGCTCGCGATGAACACCGGCGGCAACCACCTGCAGTCGATCATCCTCGGGGTGGTCCTGCTCATCACGGCGTTGCTCTCGATCGTCATCGGCGTCGTGGCCGACCTCACGCGCCTGAACCGCACGCTGGCCGAGGAGCAGCTCGACCTGCAGAAACTGCAGCGGTATGGCGACTGACATGACTCCGGTCGTGTCCGGGACGGGTGTGGGGCGCCCCTCCGTCGGACGCGCCGAGCGTGTCGTCGTCATCGCCCTGACGATCGCCTTCGCCGCGGTGCTCGCGGTCTGGGCGGTCGTCACCACGACGTACAAGGCGCCGGACGAGCCGACCCACGTGGACGCGGTGCTCCACGTGGCGATCGGCACGGACTGGGCCGACCCCGGCGAGCTGCACTACCTCGCCGCCACGAACGCCTCGCTCGACGCGAACCTGCGCGAACCGGCGTCGCAGCACCAGACCTGGGGCGAGCTGCTCCGCGAGCACCCGGGGACCGCGCCGACGAGCATCGACCAGATGTCGCAGCACCCGCCGACGTACTACGCACTGGCCGCCGGCGTCCTGCACCTGGTGCACTTCGAGGACCTCCGCTGGGACCTGGCGGTGCTGGTGCTCCGCCTCTTCGACGCCCTGCTCGTCCTGCCGCTGCCGTTCCTCGCCTGGGCGACCGTCCGACGGCTGACCCGGTCGCCCCGCGCCGCCCTGGTCGCCGGTGCGGTGATCGTCGGCGTGCCGGAGATCGCGGCCATCGGCGCCTCGGTCACGAACGACGCGCTCATGCTGCCGCTCGCCGGTGCCCTGGTGTACTTCGTCGTCCGGCTGCTGACCGGCGACCTGCGCGTGCGCACCACGATCTGGATCGCGCTGTTCCTCGGCGCGATGCTGCTGGTGAAGGGCACCGCGCTGCCCGCGATCCCGTTCGTGGCGATCGCCGTGATGGCCGCTGGCTGCACCCGCGCCACCGTGTGGCGGAACGTGCTCCGGACGCTGTGGACGCTCGGCCTCGCCGCCGTCGTCGGCGCGTGGTGGTGGCTGCGCAACCTGCTCGTGTTCCACCAGGTCCAGCCCGACGGCCTGGCGCCGTACGCCCGGCCGCCGAAGCCGTTCCCCGAGGGCACCGGGGCGAGCCCGGAGATCTTCCTGCGCGACTACTGGAACGGGGTGAGCCGGACGTTCTGGGGCAGCGTCGGCGGCCTCACGCAGTTCCAGCTGGCGCAGTTCGTCATCGACGGGCTGACCGTCGTGTGCCTGGCCGGCATCGTGATCTGGGCGTTCCGACGCGGTGCGCTGCTGCGTCCGGCCGTCGTGCTGGCGTCGT includes:
- the rfbC gene encoding dTDP-4-dehydrorhamnose 3,5-epimerase — protein: MQIRELKIPGAWEFTPVQHGDARGAFLEAYRADVVEDTVGHPLDLRQVNMSISSAGVARGIHYALVAPSQAKYVTAVRGAFIDYIVDIRVGSPTFGQWDSVRIDDVDRKAVYLSEGLGHAIVALEDRSTVNYLVSAHYDPQREKGITILDPTVGLELPDGIGEPVLSEKDTTAPTLEEAAAQGLLPTYEECIAYTESLRTKK
- a CDS encoding glycosyltransferase family 39 protein; this translates as MTPVVSGTGVGRPSVGRAERVVVIALTIAFAAVLAVWAVVTTTYKAPDEPTHVDAVLHVAIGTDWADPGELHYLAATNASLDANLREPASQHQTWGELLREHPGTAPTSIDQMSQHPPTYYALAAGVLHLVHFEDLRWDLAVLVLRLFDALLVLPLPFLAWATVRRLTRSPRAALVAGAVIVGVPEIAAIGASVTNDALMLPLAGALVYFVVRLLTGDLRVRTTIWIALFLGAMLLVKGTALPAIPFVAIAVMAAGCTRATVWRNVLRTLWTLGLAAVVGAWWWLRNLLVFHQVQPDGLAPYARPPKPFPEGTGASPEIFLRDYWNGVSRTFWGSVGGLTQFQLAQFVIDGLTVVCLAGIVIWAFRRGALLRPAVVLASYPVVLIALHMQSGWGGYLRNTIVAGTQGRYYYPTLLALVALSALAWRRVTVTAAGRTRLAVGIAVAAMALGLYGVVYALRAFGQDAAFWIDDAVVRSFDRTGTLAAGGAFTLATVAAAALVATAVLLVRFLRRPEVQA
- the rfbA gene encoding glucose-1-phosphate thymidylyltransferase RfbA: MKGIILAGGSGTRLWPITKGISKQLMPIYDKPMVYYPLSTLMMAGIREVLVITTPEYNEQFKALLGDGSALGMAIQYAVQPSPDGLAQAFVIGEDFIGDDSVALVLGDNIFHGTGLGTNLRKNTDVQGATIFAYHVADPKAYGVVEFDDDFTAVSIEEKPAEPKSNYAVPGLYFYDNKVIEIAKTIEPSARGELEISTVNERYLEAGELGVQVLDRGTAWLDTGTFESMMQASEYVKVIEDRQGFKIGCIEEIAWRNGWIDDAQLAELAAPLVKGGYGVYLQRLLGA
- a CDS encoding glycosyltransferase family 2 protein is translated as MIRVAVLTVTYNTGETIRPFLASVAAASTDPVAVVIADNGSTDVDALRAIGESYGAVVVSSGGNRGYGGGIDAALSALDDVLPDVQPEFLLVTNPDVVLAPGSIDELVAAADRLPSGGSFGPRILDEQGETYPSARQLPSLRTGLGHAAFSRFWPANPWSQRYWSTTEVVEREAGWLSGACFLIRTSLFRELDGFDESYFMYFEDVDLGQRVGRSGRANVYVPSAVVTHTGAHSTSSNRRRMEIEHHRSAYRFLSRKYRSWWLWPLRVALHAGLSLRARWVTRK
- a CDS encoding glycosyltransferase family 2 protein, which translates into the protein MKLFVQIPCLNEENTLASVIDSIPTEIDGIDEIEILVINDGSTDRTVEVAKEHGVKHFVHHTTNMGLARSFRDGVDYALLHGADIVVNTDGDNQYPQAQIAELVQPILRKEAEIVIGDRQTRTIEHFSGFKKLMQRFGSWVASRAAGLDLPDAASGFRAYSKYSLIRLNIVTRFSYCMETIVQAGYKRLAIASVPITTNPKTRESRLFSNIFQHMFESGSAIARVYLMYRPMALFAWVSVVLGALGLWPLIRYLVLLAMNTGGNHLQSIILGVVLLITALLSIVIGVVADLTRLNRTLAEEQLDLQKLQRYGD
- a CDS encoding glycosyltransferase, which translates into the protein MASGTGWFGRRRDPSGREARPASPTSADVDGAAGSQDAAPRSAAEVTVLVTTRSDRHAEVAPLVAVARRAFGRSADVRAVSYVADASPVAPFGRGVPWVRRTPVDGLGAAIDAGVAGGVGSTLVLVDSSVQVDVPTLRALAAAGTVAQARVRLPDGTVRSGARLLRPGALPWSDDRADVDTVFAADQPVLSVPGAALVPAPGLPDERTTLAAWTRAVADVHGGPVRVVGDATRSVEPGRTVDAATVDAVSAWRDRGPEGADVVAGPPLPPWGARPVSPAVRTTATGERLAWSLKIAAPAGPEGDGWGDVHFAAELAGALERLGQRVRVDRRDAHVRDDDTSDDVTLVVRGLDRVPPNPASVNLLWVISHPDDVADTELRSFDAAFAAGPVWAAAAAARAGVPVRTLLQATDPAVFRPGALGPAGPDAGHVVFVGSTRGAARPVVSDAAALGADLRVHGPGWEPLVPSTMLGEPSLSRAEVARAYASARLVLNDHWPDMASGGFVSNRVFDVLASGGVVVTDPVAGLAEVLDVPTLAVARSREELADLLDPAHAWPTAAERAAVAEHVAAEHSFDARARVLLEAARAERARLRR